A portion of the Parasteatoda tepidariorum isolate YZ-2023 chromosome 5, CAS_Ptep_4.0, whole genome shotgun sequence genome contains these proteins:
- the LOC107441088 gene encoding uncharacterized protein — MDVGSKKLLEFYQNKFDELLKREDKYKEKTDKYLKQLIADKYELEAEIDRKVEKISDLQKALVDLQLSCFEEKARFLNVADENERLKRNEELLHKNIRQLLSHSKDKDLRDKIIYILQDPNVEILSRHVEGTSAGTSSSVTKKKSTSDLLKDEIQQLQSKIDEYSKISKNNSDVILEDCRVALEKSKEKILEDEQEIRKLQKNLQKSESEIHGLRSSQSTHQSQSAEQLSRSRINVPSSSKSDDVIHRTSMQSRRPLASDMRDLKFSLASVTQISSKIESLLTNIKSSDIFIHTAKQRAARAVSKYAAETDILELQNCVRKSNRLTYDISNIWKSLSKEITEQNMTVRQRDIQQLEASITNLAVSSAEAEMITMGLSRAKFFDYLVNRTVSLSDLEDENDVARDHSKCVADVVTLGDKVKYAALSVKTATDIIERIDRNIDLVEKYESKSFPGRRYEENQANTIHLSSSEPYIKTVPGSNMLVDEFLSITRNVQDNFTEYSAVTLSKLETLARQSRDTVLAAEAQITAYRSKAQALSQRLRDTEELLSESLRDCLGVRNELTKLQISRGPTDEDDACRTFLRTMNLRDADKPKSADKAFFRTIDFDGNETAVKKVPFRQTSPRRPEGPFECMFCRQGSDHKQCVEKIGELNATIRKLKVEIKTSEKDAKNEKKVALANKEGAEKAYLELESEKQCAKGTIAALESKNASLLEELKMLRNRLKNMERYRRCEIEGLQTDIKNLKTKIKDLEKQLTRAVLIFENGQKDMELLKTVHTTAQQSKSTVVAIKRLKAQLYGIETDIKRL; from the exons ATGGATGTGGGAAGCAAAAAACTACTtgagttttatcaaaataaatttgatgaattaCTTAAAAGAGAGGATAAGTATAAAGAAAAGACAGACAAGTATTTAAAACAGCTCATAGCCGATAAA taTGAACTTGAAGCTGAAATCGACAGGAAAGTAGAGAAGATATCTGATTTACAAAAGGCTCTTGTTGACCTGCAGTTGAgctgttttgaagaaaaagcaCGTTTTTTGAACGTTGCTGATGAAAATGAACGCCTTAAG agAAATGAGGAGTTGCTTCATAAGAATATTCGCCAACTTTTATCACATTCCAAAGATAAAGATCTTAGGGACAAAATTATCTATATTCTTCAGGATCCTAACGTAGAAATACTTTCTCGGCATGTTGAAGGGACATCAGCTG GTACTTCTTCTTCTGtgacaaaaaagaaatcaactAGTGATCTCTTAAAGGAtgag attcaGCAGTTGCAGTCAAAAATAgatgaatatagtaaaatttcaaagaataattcTGATGTTATTCTAGAAGACTGTAGAGTTGCGTTAGAAAAAtctaaggaaaaaattttagaagatgagcaagaaataagaaaactgcaaaaaaa TCTTCAAAAAAGTGAATCAGAGATCCATGGTCTTCGTAGTAGCCAGAGTACGCATCAGAGTCAAAGTGCTGAACAGTTGTCTAGATCCAGAATTAATGTTCCATCTTCTAGTAAGAGTGATGATGTTATTCATAGAACTAGCATGCAGTCTCGTCGACCGCTTGCGTCCGACATGAGAGATCTGAAGTTCTCTTTAGCTTCTGTGACCCAAATTTCATCTAAGATTGAGTCGcttttaacaaacattaaatCTTCTGATATATTTATCCATACTGCTAAGCAACGTGCTGCGAGGGCGGTATCCAAATATGCAGCAGAAACGGACATTTTGGAGTTGCAGAACTGTGTACGTAAGAGCAACCGCTTAACCTATGACATCAGCAATATTTGGAAGTCTCTAAGCAAGGAAATCACGGAACAAAACATGACAGTCAGGCAAAGAGATATACAGCAGCTTGAGGCTTCTATAACCAACCTAGCTGTATCTTCAGCAGAGGCTGAAATGATAACTATGGGTCTGAGCAGGGCTAAATTCTTTGATTATCTCGTAAACCGAACCGTGTCGTTGTCTGACCTCGAAGACGAGAACGATGTGGCTCGCGATCATTCGAAGTGTGTTGCCGATGTAGTGACTTTGGGAGACAAAGTTAAGTATGCCGCTCTTTCGGTTAAAACTGCAACCGACATTATTGAGAGAATCGATCGGAATATCGATCTTGTTGAAAAATACGAAAGCAAG AGTTTTCCTGGAAGAAGATATGAAGAAAACCAAGCAAATACTATTCATCTGAGCAGTTCTGAACCTTATATTAAAACTGTACCTGGGTCTAATATGTTAGTCGAtgaatttttatccatt ACTAGAAATGTTCAAGATAACTTCACCGAATACTCAGCAGTAACTCTAAGCAAATTGGAAACTTTAGCAAGGCAAAGCAGAGATACTGTTTTAGCTGCAGAAGCACAAATTACTGCCTATCGTTCAAAGGCTCAAGCTCTATCgcaaag ACTGAGAGATACGGAAGAGTTGCTAAGCGAAAGTCTACGTGACTGTTTGGGCGTGAGAAACGAATTAACGAAATTACAAATCTCGAGAGGGCCAACAGACGAAGACGATGCGTGTCGGACATTCCTTAGGACGATGAATCTCAGGGATGCAGATAAACCAAAATCTGCAGACAAGGCTTTTTTCCGCACAATTGATTTTGATGGCAATGAGACTGCCGTCAAGAAGGTACCTTTTCGCCAAACTTCTCCGAGAAGGCCGGAGGGTCCGTTTGAATGCATGTTTTGCAGACAAGGATCAGATCACAAGCAGTGTGTAGAGAAAATAGGAGAGTTAAATGCtactattagaaaattaaaagtagaaatCAAA ACTTCAGAAAAGGATgccaaaaatgaaaagaaagttgCCCTAGCCAACAAAGAGGGGGCTGAAAAAGCTTATTTAGAGTTAGAAAGTGAAAAACAATGTGCCAAGGGAACTATTGCAGCTTTAGAG tCTAAAAATGCATCACTCTTAGAGGAGCTGAAAATGCTAAGGAACAGACTAAAAAATATGGAGCGATATCGTCGATGTGAAATAGAAGGACTTCAAACTGACATTAAAAATCTCAAGACAAAGATTAAAGACTTAGAGAAACAATTAACTCGA GCCGtacttatatttgaaaatgGCCAGAAAGATATGGAATTGTTAAAAACAGTGCACACCACTGCTCAGCAATCAAAGTCTACTGTGGTAGCTATTAAACGCTTGAAAGCCCAACTATATGGTATTGAAACTGACATTAAACGACTCTGA